The sequence GATGCTAGAAAACTGCTCTTAGGTTTATGGGGGCATTGGGGATGGGGTATAGAATTAAAAcctaaaaatatgtaaaacaaattgCCAAAAAAGACAAGCATTTCTAGATCACCTCGGAAGCAAGTATATTCATGGAAACACTGGCTTTGGGTCTGAAGAAATTATTTCTtccacttttatttcttccatatTTGAACCATATCAGTTAAACTGTGGGAAAGACAAATAACTCCAATGAATATCTGTTTGctcatatgaaaaaataaattgttaAGATAGTCAATTTAccctacttattaaaaaaaattttttttatttcatagcaTTCAGTGTCATAAATGATAATATGTTTAAAACTCATTCCAAATGTGCCAAAGTAACTATTAATTAATGTACTCTGCTATTAGCAAGAGAAAACCTCTTCCATAAATCAGGTGGGAGGCATCATCTCTGGAAGACATCACCTGATTAGAAAGCTTTGCATTGAGAAGGGAGATCATGACGGGTGAAGAAAAAGTCCTGGTAGGGCATACCTATCCTCCTTCCCTGTGAGAGCAGCCTCAAGTACAATATGGGTGGTTAAGACCTGGGTTTTGAGATCTCAGTTCCCTTATTTGTAAAGTGGTGATAATAAAATATATCTCACAGGATGCTGAATGATTAAGTGAGATAAAGCCCTGGAAAATTTGAGCACCATTCCCAGCAATTAGCAAAAACCCCCAAAATAACTAATACCTAATTTTGTATTTTATCGGttagcctggagccctggtggcacagtggttaagagctcggctgctaaccaaaaggtcagcagttcgaatccaccagccgctattCGGACTGTCCCTGTAGGGcaattctaccttgtcctatgaGCTGAAATCCACTCCTTGacaagggttttttgttgttgctcttgttgtttttaattgctcAGCCTAATGAGTAAGAAACAGCACTTCTTAAACACTTGATGAAAAAGAATTTCTAAACACACAAAAACCCTTAGCAGAGACCTCTGACTACATATTTGAATACAATGGGAATGataacctgaagaggaatggtgttccattaatcatcaaaaagaatgtttcaagatctatcctgaagtacaatgctctcagtgtaggataatatccatacgcctacaaggaagaccagttaatatgactattattcaaatataggcaacaactagagccaaagatgaagaaatagaagatttttatcagctgctacagtctgaaattgatcgaacatgcaatcaagatgcattgataattaccagtgtaTTTAATGAGAAaggtggaaacgaagaagaaggatcaagagttggaaaatgtggccttggtgatagaaacaatgccagagattgaatgatagaattttgccagaccaatgacttcttcactgcaaataccctctttcaccaacataaacggtgactatacacatggacgttgcaagatggagcacacagaaatcaaactgactatatctctggaaagagatgatggaaaagctcaatatcatcagtcagaacaaggccaggggccgactgtggaacagaccatcaattgctcttatgcaagttgaagctgaaattgaagaaaataagagcaaagccatgagagtcaaaatatgaccctgagtatatctcacctgaatttagagaccatctgaagtattgatttgacgcattgaacatcaGTGGACAAAaactggacgagttgtggaatgacatcaaggacatcatacataaagaaagcaacaggttgttgaaaagacaggaaagaaagaaaagaccaagatggatgtcggaggagactctgaaacttgttcttgaatgtcgggcagctacagcaaaaggaagaattgataaagtgaaagaactgaacagaagatttcaaagggcagcttgagaagacaaagtaaagtattataatgacatgtgcaaagagctggaaatggaaaaccaaaagggaagaacatgctccgtgtttcttaagctgaaagaactgaagaaaaaattcaagcctcgagttgcaatagtgaagcactctatggggaaaatattaaatgacccaggaaacatcaaaacaagatggaaggaatacacagagtcattatatcaaaaagaattagtcgatattgaaccatttcaagaggtggaatatgatcaggaaccgacggtactgaaggaagaagcccaggctgctctgaaggcattggcgaaaaacaaggctccaggaattgatggaatatcaactgagatgtttccacaaacagatgcagccctgcaggtgctcactcatctatgccaagaaatatggaagacagcttcctggccaactgagtggaagagatccatatttatgcctattcccaagaaaagtgatccaaccgaatgtggaaattatagaacaatatcattaatgtcatatgcaagcaaaattttgctgcagatcattcaaaaatggctgcagcagcgtATAGACagtgaactgctagaaattcaggccggtttcagaagaggacgtggagccagggataccattgctgatttcagatgtatcctggctgaaaccagagaataccagaaggatgtttacctatgttttattgattatgcaaaggcattcgactgtgtggatcataacaaactatgggtaatgctgcgaagaatgagaattccagaacacttaattgtgctcatgaggaacctttacatagatcaagaggcagttgtttggacagaacaagagaatattgattggtttaaaatcaggaaaagtgtgtcccagggttgtattctttcaccatacccattcaatcggtatgctgagcaaataatctgagaagctggactatatgaagactggggcatcaagattggaggaagacaacgtgcattatgcagatgacacaaccttgcttgctgaaagtgaagaggacttgaagcacttactaaggaagatacaaagaccacagccttcagtacggattacacctcaacttaaagaaaacaaaaatcctcacaactgtaccaatgagcagcatcatgataaacagagaaaagatggaagttgtcaaggacttcattttacttggatccacaatcaacagccttggaagcagcagtcaagaaatcaaaagacacattgcattgggtaaatctactgcaaaggacttctttaaagtgttgaagagcaaagatgtcgtcttgaagactaaggtgcgcctgacccaagccatggtattttcaatcacatcatatgcatgtgaaagctggacaatgaataaggaagatggaagaagaattgatgccttcgaattgtggcgttggcaaagaacactgaatataccatgcactgcgaGAAGAATGattaaatctgtcttagaagaagtacaactaaaatgctccttagaagcaagggtggcgagactgtgtcttacacacttcagacacgttgtcaggagggatcagtctctggagaatgacatcatacttggcaacgTACAGGgtaagcggaaaagaggaagcccctcaatgaggtggattgacgtagtggctgcaacaacaggctcaagcataacaaccattgtaaggatggcgcaggaccaggcagtgtttcgttctgttgtgcacagggtcgctatgagtcagagccaactcgacagcacctaacaacaacaacaacactgaaccACCCCAGGAAGACTTGACCTATATCTTTCACCAAGTTGTGGCCTTCTTTGGACTCTTTCAAAATTCAGTGAGAGAGGAAACTTTGAATCCTTTACCTTTAATGTAATGAGGTTATCACATCATTTTATTCACAATTCTTTATCTCCAGCCTATACACcaagcactggtggtgcagtggctgaaagctctgctgttaaccaaaatgttggcagcttggatccaccagccgcttcttgaaaaccctagaggacagatcTACTCTGGCCTACAGGTTCGCTGTCAGTTGGCATGAGCTGGACAgcaaagcatttttattttttattttttgggtgTTTACCAAGCACTCTCTTACACTCTCTTAATACTCTATGCATGACCCCCTCATTGCTGGTTATTATTTGTTCTTATTATTATCCATTACACCCAGGGAGATTTTGGTTTTACTGCTTTGATAATGAGGACAGTTGCATATTCAATTTTGTAACCCAAACATCTATCAGAACGCCAGGGGGAAAGATTAATGACAGAGAGCAATGGCAACACTGAACTAGAATCTGGTGGGTGGGGTGTGTGAACTTGGGTCATTATATGCaaataaaaaagggaaatggAAAGGGGATACTAGCTGCCCTTTGTCAAGGTGTTGATTCGGACTCAGggaccccttaggacagagtagaactgtccctgtagggtttccaaggctgtaatctttacagaggtagattgccacgtctttttcctggggaggggctggtgggtttgaagagtcaaccttttggttagcagccgagcacttaactactctgCTGCCAGAGCTCCTGGAAAGGGGATAGGAGGACATTAAAGACGGACTTCATCATCTCCACACTGTTGCAATCAGAAGAACCAACTTTTCAACTGGATTAACGTCAAGGATCGCTTCTTCATAGCTACGTGGAACTGTTCATTCTTCTTTTAAAGAAGAATGCTTCTTCTAAAAGTTAGGAATGCTATAAATACAAAGATCTAAGATATAAGAGAGGAAAAGAATACCCACCAAATAAAAActacttttcagacaaaaatggaaattaattttattttctgtgacAATTTTATAAAATCCCTaatcaaagcaaaataaatacagcCAAAAGGCCACAAAGTGACATGGGGACTAGGAACATTTCTTTGGGTCTCTGCTAGTTATctgagtttattttaatggttAAATTGCAGATATGGCAGCCTatgtggtcattaaaaagaaaacagagaagaaattttTAAGTACAAATTTGGAGACTTGCCTGTTACAAAAATCTTCTTAGTTCTTGTTCTTCAAATTGATTTATATAACTTTCAACTATCCTGTGGATTACTACAAAGCAACACAATGATCccattttaaagacttttttttaagataccCTGAATTTTTGAgtgtgtaaaaaaaattttttttatctatgtgtaaaacaaacaaaatggtaGTGAAATTATATTTCACCTTCCTTATCAATGAAGTGAATGCTTTTCAAACTTTTCTGATGTGATGTATGATAAATTCAATTTGTACACAAACCAATAAGCAcattatgtatgtatacataaacacacacatgtaATTGAAAACAGAGTCGTATCAAACAATACTTAACCTTTATACTAGTGAGTACTCTGATAATTTCTACACTGTACAAATTTGCTTTTCTATTTTAACCTATTGATTATTTAATTGAGTTTACAATCTACTAACAGATTCCTCTGAACTGATTCCTAATATATGAGTTATGCTTCCATGTTTGCAAAATCTGAAAGAAACTTCTGCACTCATTATTCATATTCTAGCTAATTAATTTTCTCCATCTTTAGTTTCTATGAAGACCTAACAATTCTATCAAAAAATAGATATTAAACAAATAGTACGTGTAAACAAATCATATTACCTCAGAGGTCTTTACTGTTTAAAGTGATAGAAATATCCCTGTAGCATCGCACAAAGAATACATACATAAATTTACTTGTTCTGCATAACCAGCTGGAATCCACAAGGTGCACCCAGGTAAGAAAAATTCTTCAATCTTCATGTGTCTTGCCTGAGTCAGTAGCTAATTTTTATCCTAATTTTACAGATCACAAAAACTGTAGAAATATATGACAATATGGCAGCTCAGCAAAATGGCACCATCTCCTGTGAGGTTTCAGACTTCCTCTTAAATTGTTTCATCAGGTCCTCCAGCTGGCAGCTCTGGCTGCCCCTGCCCCTCAGCCTTCTCTTCTTCCTGGCCATGGGGGCCAATGCTACCCTTCTAATCACCATTCGACTGGAGACCTCCCTGCATGAGCCCATGTACTACTTGCTTAGCTTCCTCTCCCTGCTGGACATTGTGCTCTGTCTCACTGTTATTCCCAAGGTCCTGGCCATCTTCTGGTTTGACTTCAGGTCCatcagcttctcttcctgcttcctcCAGATGTACATCATGAATTGCTTCCTGGGCATGGAGTCCTGCACATTCATGGTCATGGCCTACGAccgttatgtggccatctgccaccCACTTCGGTATGCATCCATTATCACTGACCAATTTGTGGCCAAGGCTGCCATTTTTATTTTGGCCAGGAATATCTTTATGACTTTGCCCATTCCCATACTCTCAGCAAGACTCTACTACTGTGGCAGAAATGTCATTGAGAACTGCATCTGTGCCAATATGTCTGTCTCAAGGCTCTCCTGTGATGATGTCACCATCAATCGCCTCTACCAATTTGCTGTAGGCTGGACTCTGCTAGGATCTGACCTCATTCTCATCTTCCTCTCATACGCATTCATACTGCGAGCTGTGCTGAGACTCAAGGCAGAGGGTGCTGTGGCCAAGGCCCTAAGCACATGCAGCTCCCACTTCATCCTTATCCTCTTCTTTAGCACCATCCTCCTAGTCTTCGTCCTCACTCACGTGGCTAAGAAAAAGGTCTCCCCTGATGTGCCAATCTTGCTCAATGTCCTCCACCACGTCGTTCCTGCAGCTCTCAACCCCATTGTTTATGGAGTGCGAGCCCAGGAGATTAAGCAAGGAATCGAAAGATTACTGAAGAAAGGTGGTAATAAGGACAGCAGGAATTGAATTTCTAcattcctacagggttgctaggagtcagaatcgactcgatggcaatgggctataGTATCATGGTTTATGAGTCAGTAATGTAtgggtggaaaccttggtggtgtagtggttaagtgctatggctgcttgcCAAAAGatcagctctttggaaaccttatggggcaatcctactctgtcctataggggtggtatgagtcgaaatcaactccacagcaattttttaaatttttttaatatatgagtGTGCTGCAATTCATACTTATTATTTATAATCTCAAATCAGATAAACTAGGTATTGTGACTACTTTTCTGAaacttcagggtatattttttaaaggattcCATCTTTTTTAAGGAATCTCCTTGACCTTGTCTCCTTTATTTCTGTGtttgtattcctatttttctaaaattaagaaattttttGTAAGACTCTAGGATGAGAATTTCATGTTCCTGAAAATACACCTGTTAATATTTCAGGAATTTTGTATTACTGATAATACAACTGTGGATATTTTGTGGTTTATGTTGTGTTATTCTTATGTTTATAGAAAGGAATATATTGGAGAAAAAGCTATAGGAATTGAAATTTCAGTCCTAAATGATGAGACTTTTCCATTGGCCTGTAATTAGGTCTTTGTCTCTCAGCCTTCAACAACGTCATTGTTCTCTGTTTGTATGTCTGTCTGTgtatatctctctctatatatacagatatgtatacacacacatatatgagcatcctgagactcagagagagagagagagactgtgtctcaggataaaaaaaaatactcatatatTATTAGAGAGTAGTGAGTAATTAGCCTTAGGAGATCCATTCTAGTTAGAATAAAGGCAAAGAAATCAatccaaagtaaataaaatgaaataaataagaaGGACAAGAGTGAATATCAACAAAAtggtaaataaaacaaacaaaagaaaaaatcaatgaaactaaaAGCTGATACTTTGATAAAATTAATATAATATAGGCAgatcataaaaaaggaaaaaacacaaaTGTCCAATGCCAGGAATGAAAGAGGGACATCACTACAGGTAACACAGGCTTTAATTTGGTAATAAAAGAGCATTATGAACAATTTTGTGCCATTTGGTTTTGAAAACTCAATAATATGAATACATTCTAGAGcaacagaaattaaaacaattaatataagcagaaatataaaatatgaacAGCCTTACatctactgaaaaaaaatttttaaaaccttcccacaaagaaaattttAGGCATATTTGGGttcctttggaaaaaaatatCTAAGAAAGAAATTAAACCAACTAATGGAGACCTCTACTATTTAGAAAATTGTGTTGGTATAATCTGCTCCCCATTTACAGAAAGTAAAGTGGATTGCATACTTCACAATTTCCAAGGGTTAATATCCAAAGTATTTAACTTTGACTAGTATTTTAAAACcagtataacattaaaaaaaaaaacctattgctgtggagtagattccaactcatagcaagtctaCAGCAACGTCATagcaagtcagagtagaactcctcttcAGATTTCCCAGGAACAGCTGCTGAAACCCAATTgccgaactgccaacttttggttagtagccaagctcttaattacgGTACCACTGAGCACTAAATAATCAGTATTCAAAATATTTAGCTTTACCTATAGGAactctggttaagagcttggctgccaaacaaaaggtcagcagttcagcagtatggcagttttttttttttttttttttttttaatgggggcaCTGAtgtttcaatggtagaattctgtcCCTCCATTTGGAAGGCCTAGCTTCAATTTCCAgcaaatgcacctcatgcacagctatacctgtcagtggaggcttgcatatgcTGTGTtgaacagatgtcagaagagcttccagactaagacggactagaaagaaaggcctggcttcctacttcagaaaatcacccaatgaaaaATCTATAGATCACCATGGTCTCATCCAAACCTGATCAGGGAGGTGGTGCCAGactgggcagcttttcattccattgtgcagggtgttgtcatgagttgggaccaactggaaggcagctaataacaacaaacagaatGGACACTAACTGATCAGAATTCAAAGTATTTAACTTTAACCTACATTTAACAACTATTATATCATGGGCACTAACTGATCAGAATGAATTGGCACCTGCATAACTAAAGGCCATCTGCCTGCCAAATATTTAACACTTACTTGCTTGACCTTAGAATAAAAGATCCCAGGAGAATGTCCTCAGCCACCAGTACAGTGGTGGGGGCAGTCACCCAGGGAGATTAGGACAATCGCTATTTATCACCTTTAATATCTTAACAATCAAATCAAGTATGCCAGAGTACCCACCTGAATTTCAGCCACACCCCATACAACATAAATCATAAATGGACTGAaaacacgaaaaaaaaaaaataagactcaaAAGCttatagaaatcataaaaaataactCCGTGACTTTGGATGGGATAAAAGTTCCTAAACAATGTGCCGATAGGAGAAACTATTAAGGAAGGTCTAGATAGATTTTCCTGTATCAAAATTGTTGACTTCTGTTTAACAGAAAacatcatattaaaaaacagacaaatgtgATCAAGTCCAAACGTGTAATGGATTGGAAAATGATATCAGCAACGAATAACGtacaataaaaatgttctaaaacttaaATTTTGGCATATCCAAGGAGCTTCTATGAgccatcaaaataaaagaagagcaggaatggggaaaaatataaataaataactcaCAGAAAGGAAAACCAGAGTaactaaaaatattattaaacacacacacacacgacaaatcagaaaaattaaaataggaaAGAGATTGGTTGTATCTCTACCTGAGA comes from Elephas maximus indicus isolate mEleMax1 chromosome 7, mEleMax1 primary haplotype, whole genome shotgun sequence and encodes:
- the LOC126080061 gene encoding olfactory receptor 56A3-like encodes the protein MAAQQNGTISCEVSDFLLNCFIRSSSWQLWLPLPLSLLFFLAMGANATLLITIRLETSLHEPMYYLLSFLSLLDIVLCLTVIPKVLAIFWFDFRSISFSSCFLQMYIMNCFLGMESCTFMVMAYDRYVAICHPLRYASIITDQFVAKAAIFILARNIFMTLPIPILSARLYYCGRNVIENCICANMSVSRLSCDDVTINRLYQFAVGWTLLGSDLILIFLSYAFILRAVLRLKAEGAVAKALSTCSSHFILILFFSTILLVFVLTHVAKKKVSPDVPILLNVLHHVVPAALNPIVYGVRAQEIKQGIERLLKKGGNKDSRN